Proteins encoded together in one Deinococcus hopiensis KR-140 window:
- a CDS encoding cob(I)yrinic acid a,c-diamide adenosyltransferase, which produces MKLYTRTGDSGSTGLYGADRVSKAHVRVEAYGTVDELNSLLGLARAHAAQPDAGMDADLEYLQNALFDVGADLATRLESPYGQKLSRMDAEDIAFLEAVIDRYQEAVPPLTAFVHPGGTPLAATLQVARAVARRAEREVIRLTHEEEVNGHVQVYLNRVSDLLFVMARAANARAGVGEERWTVKGRR; this is translated from the coding sequence ATGAAGCTCTACACACGCACGGGCGACAGCGGCTCCACGGGACTCTACGGCGCGGACCGGGTGAGCAAGGCGCACGTCCGCGTCGAGGCCTACGGTACCGTGGACGAACTCAACAGCCTGCTGGGGCTGGCGCGGGCGCATGCGGCGCAGCCCGACGCCGGGATGGACGCGGACCTGGAGTACCTCCAAAACGCACTCTTTGACGTGGGCGCGGACCTCGCCACCCGGCTGGAGAGCCCCTATGGGCAAAAGCTCAGCCGGATGGACGCCGAGGACATCGCCTTTCTGGAAGCGGTGATCGACCGCTACCAGGAGGCGGTGCCGCCCTTGACGGCCTTTGTCCACCCCGGCGGCACGCCGCTCGCCGCCACCCTGCAAGTTGCCCGCGCCGTGGCCCGCCGGGCAGAGCGCGAGGTGATACGCCTCACGCACGAGGAGGAGGTCAACGGACACGTGCAGGTCTACCTCAACCGTGTCTCGGACCTGCTGTTCGTGATGGCCCGAGCGGCCAACGCGAGGGCAGGCGTGGGTGAGGAACGCTGGACAGTGAAGGGACGGCGGTAA
- a CDS encoding N-acetylmuramoyl-L-alanine amidase family protein, with amino-acid sequence MKRFPLLLLLAASSALSGPALAAPRVGTHDGYTRVVFDLPHATTASARVSAGSVTVKLGLSLPAANGPLGAPGVTAYAVAGSTVTVTLAKGHAQAQAKVLPAAGGQAARLVIDVPTSTAAAKVSATPPARKAPPASTSTAKPPSRPRVVLDPGHGGIDPGMQSQWVQEHEVTLSVALRVRDLLREHGVDVVMTREKNADLSDDKTTDLDLRSRMASNANTSAYVSIHVNASASPSSQGIETYYFGKPLAGQKRGVAILENGGGSLGQELTRRAANSAQGLLGDLLAQAKLAFSRQLAQKVQASLISATGAVNRGVQTETFYVIRNPTTAAILIEVGFGSSPVEGPRLALPAYRDRLAGAIARAILNFLNMK; translated from the coding sequence GTGAAGCGCTTCCCCCTGCTGCTCCTGCTCGCGGCTTCCTCCGCGCTGTCCGGCCCGGCGCTCGCCGCGCCCCGCGTCGGTACCCACGACGGCTACACCCGGGTGGTGTTCGACTTGCCCCACGCCACCACCGCGAGCGCCCGCGTGTCTGCAGGCAGCGTGACCGTGAAGCTCGGCCTGAGCCTGCCCGCTGCGAACGGTCCGCTGGGGGCTCCCGGCGTCACGGCCTATGCCGTTGCGGGCAGTACGGTGACCGTCACCCTGGCGAAAGGACACGCCCAGGCCCAGGCGAAAGTCCTTCCCGCAGCCGGTGGCCAGGCCGCGCGGCTGGTGATCGACGTGCCCACAAGCACCGCCGCCGCGAAGGTTTCCGCCACTCCGCCCGCCAGGAAAGCCCCCCCCGCCAGCACTTCCACCGCCAAGCCGCCGTCCCGCCCCCGCGTGGTGCTGGACCCCGGCCACGGCGGCATCGATCCCGGGATGCAGAGCCAGTGGGTGCAGGAGCATGAGGTCACGCTCTCGGTGGCCCTGCGCGTGCGGGACCTGCTGCGCGAGCACGGTGTGGACGTGGTGATGACCCGAGAGAAGAACGCGGATCTCAGCGACGACAAGACCACGGACCTGGACCTGCGTTCGAGAATGGCGAGCAACGCGAATACCAGCGCCTACGTCAGCATCCACGTTAACGCTTCTGCCAGCCCGAGCAGTCAGGGCATCGAGACCTACTATTTCGGCAAGCCCCTCGCCGGGCAAAAGCGCGGCGTCGCCATTCTGGAAAACGGTGGCGGCAGCCTCGGTCAGGAGTTGACCCGGCGTGCGGCGAACAGCGCCCAGGGCCTGCTCGGTGACCTGCTCGCCCAGGCCAAGCTCGCCTTCTCACGCCAGCTCGCGCAGAAGGTGCAGGCCAGTCTCATCTCCGCCACGGGGGCGGTCAACCGGGGCGTGCAGACCGAAACCTTCTACGTCATCCGCAACCCCACCACCGCCGCCATCCTGATCGAGGTGGGCTTCGGCAGCAGCCCGGTGGAAGGCCCCCGCCTCGCCCTGCCCGCCTACCGGGACAGGCTCGCGGGCGCAATAGCGCGGGCGATCCTGAACTTTTTGAATATGAAGTAG